Below is a genomic region from Rhodohalobacter sp. 614A.
TTTAGACAAACCATCGGCTATTTTCTTTCTCTGCTCTTTTGGGATTCCAATATTTACGTCCATTTTATCAATCTTGTTTTCGTCTAAAACTGTAGTACTCATTTTTTCTCCTTTATCATTTGTAAATAACTATAAAAAATACAAATCGAAGGAATATTTCATTCCCCAGACATGCTTTCTAAGAGTACTAGGAAATATAAGAAAAGATGGGCAAAGAAAGAGTTTCTCTACCCTGATCCGGGTAGAGAAGAAAGAAAAATTACTCGTAAGATTTTATTGCTTCATCCAGGGTTTTGTAGTGCTTGAACACGGTAATAAGCTTGGTTACCACAAGAAGACTTTCGATTTTGTTGTCGGCTCTGCAAATGCGAAGATCTCCATCGGCTTTTTTCATTGTGGTTAAGCCGCCAATCAACATTCCCAAACCTGAAGAATTCATAAATTTCACTTTCCCCAGATCAACAATCACGTTTATTTTGCCTTCATCCACAAGCGAATGCAAGAGGTCGCTGAATTCTTCTGTACTTGGCCCGCCCATTACGTTGCCTTTCAATTCTATAATCGCGCAACCGTACTTTTCGCTTACATTTGTCTTCATTTTTAAACCTCTGTTAAATTACGTTTTAAGATGCTTGGTCGGTCAAAGATAATTTATATAAATAATATTTAAAATAATTTTGAATTAATTGGCTTTCTTTTAGCTTTGAAAACAACTTGATTGGATTTTTAGTTTTTTAAATAGTTAATGATTTCAAAAGTATTTTCGGTTCAACAAAAAAATTGGATCCTAAATAGTCTTATTTGAGCTTTTGTTGCTGCTTTTCGGGCATATAAATATGTGAGTAAACGTTTTTTCAATAACTGAAAAAAATCTGTGCAAGCTTTTCCTGTCAGATTTAACAGAGAAGGGGTAAAACGACAGGTAAATTTT
It encodes:
- a CDS encoding STAS domain-containing protein; its protein translation is MKTNVSEKYGCAIIELKGNVMGGPSTEEFSDLLHSLVDEGKINVIVDLGKVKFMNSSGLGMLIGGLTTMKKADGDLRICRADNKIESLLVVTKLITVFKHYKTLDEAIKSYE